The following nucleotide sequence is from Apodemus sylvaticus chromosome 2, mApoSyl1.1, whole genome shotgun sequence.
AGTAgtaaggcaagagaaagaaagaaaaggcatacAAATAGgggaggaagaaatcaaactatcccTCTGTGCCGGTGACGTGGCCCTCTCCTTAAGAGACCCTACAACTCCACCTTACAACGGAAAGTTTCAGCAAAGCAGCAAGCCATAAAAATCACCATCAGAAGAGCACCTTTTCCACACACCAAAAGTGAACTTGCAAAACATGAAACTGGAAAAATAACTCCACTCACAGCAGCTTTGAAAAGCACCTAAATATCACAGAAGAGGCTCTGGTTTAAATTTCCATTTCTATGGCTTTTCCAGTGAGtttctttagtttttgagactaGAAAAACCTGACCGGATTAAGTAAAAAAAGACAAACATACAAattaagagatttaaaaattcttttctagtaacaaaaacaacagaataaaatCAGTAAGGATGTGGAAAATCTTAAAAACACCATAATACATAATCATATCGCCACAGAAACTAGCTTGTAGCATTTGCAGAGTACACGCTTAAGTGTCCGCTATGCTCAATAAAGACAAGCCATCTGCATCAACTTTACGGTAGCCAGCAGATTCAGTCTGTAATCTGTACTCAAAATTACCTAACAAAATCGCTGCCTGCATTAGAGCTCTTTAGGTCtgggatttctttattttgtactttGGTTAAGTTCAGATTCATTCACCTAATAAACAAGGTTCCAAGACACCAAGAACCCTTTCTGTCCATGCAACATGCTTGCTGCCTGGGTGGGGAGGCGAGAGGTCTACTCAGCCTGAGAAGGAGGCGACAGTGTGGACAGCAAAGGGAAGGCTCCTGTGTTCTTCAGCTGTGCCTGAGTGCTGGGTGTTGGCAAGAAGAGTGGACTAGTAGATGCTGAGGAAGCAGACAGAAACAGATAACATCCCCGATAGACTTCCATATCATAGCCAGAGTCTTCATAAGCATGATTGGGATGCCTTATAAATTAACCTGATTGAGCTTtagacagaaatacagaaaaacttcAGGTACCTATAAGATTAATAACAATTTAGAATTACATGAGAGAAAATTTGTGTTCTACATTAATGAAAACTATGCTGCAGGCTCGAGATGGGGGCTCCTGTCAGGCCATCTGGGAGAGGTGCGGCCCACGGCTCAGCCTCCTTACCTGTAACAAGAAGCCCCATAGGGACACTCGGGCCTGTCACCAGTCACACCTTCACCTGGGACTTGTGCATCGCCATAATCACTATCACCAGGGTGGCTGAAGTGTTGAAAATGGAGAGGATTCTTCCTGTGAGGACAATAAACAGACTGTCAGAGGAAAACAATAGGAAGCGATGGGTGTGTCTCCGCTGTGGGGTGAAGCCAGCCAGTATCTGGTCATtcaagaaggaaaacaaatgccCACGTTGATGACGCAAACACAGGTAACATCCCCTTGCCATGCTGTCCACCAACTTGACATCTGTTGTTGGAAAACTGTCTAGGAACAAAGTCGCATGAAGAGAATTCTGGGTGCTGGTGAGACCATACACTCCAAGAAAACAAAGTCTTGTGACTTCAGTTGATTCAAAACACAGAACTGTTTTGGAAGATGTTTCTTTGCTCTCCCAGGTGTAGCAGATAAGAGTGAGTTTATTTCAATTTACTCATTATTGCTTGCTGCTGCCAGTCAATTGAATGATTAAAATATCCTTTACACGCCTCCATGGAAAAACTTGTTTTCACCGTGTGCAACCAGTTCTCGTAATTGTCTTCAACCTGAACTCACGAGAGCTTTACTGCAGTGATCTGTCTTAACCCTCACAGTATAAACTGTCTGGCGTTCTGAGTGAAGCTGCTTACTGCAGAGACTTTGGTCCACCTCATTTGTGGGCTTCGTTTCCCCAGGTCCCTCCCCTCTTGGGCAGGAACAATGAGTCAGCACAGGACTCTTGGTGTCACAGGACCAGTGACATGGATAAAAGGTCGATAGTAAGCATTATATTGTTCATGTAGGTATACAACAAACAGAAGCATCTACAGCCTTTAAAGATTCTGCATCCTATGCTAAGATAAAGACATTACCAGCATTCTAGAAAGGCCCCATGTTTTCTGATCTTTAAACTCTTTTGACTATACAAAGTAAAACTATCCTGTCttctaaaaacatttttcaaactCTTTGGTTCCAGCTTCTCTTatgttcttaaattttattattagaatttgagttccttctgtttatgtGGGAAAATTACCCTgcataaatttaaaatgagaaataagaaaagtatttatttaaaatgacagTGAAAATGTCTTTTCACATATTATAAATAACACCTTAACATCTTTAAAACTCGTCTTTGCATTTATCTATTTAGCTGGAGGGAGGAGTTCACTCCTTCTCTGGATGGACTATGTGTGTTTTAGGGACCCAACTCAGGTCACAAGGCTTGGAGGAAGTGCCTTTACCCATTGTCTTAGtttgatttctattgctgtgataaaacatgacCAAAAGTTAACTTGAGGATAAATGGGTGTGCTCCACTCACAACCTAAGGAGGTCACACTTCATCACAGAAGTCAGGGCAgcaatgctgcttactggcttgctcactcttcaaggcttgctcagcctgcttttttatacaactcaagaccacctgcccagggttgACACTGTCCAAAATGTGGTGGGCCATCACACACCAATCAAGGAAGAAAATTCCACAGTCTTACCCACGGCCCAACCTCATGGAGATATTatttttcaattgaggttccctcctctcagatgactcctgcttgtgtcaagttgacaaaattgatgataatgatgatgatgatgacaacgatGATGATAATGACGATGAAATGAATTATCTAGCatagccactgagtcatcccaCTGGCCCTTATATACTCTTTAGTGCCAATATAAAATTCATGAGGATGTAATGCATGCTTAAGAAAAAGCAGCTGGCTTTTTCTCCTTGTTTCTGTGTTTGATCATTAACAACAATAATGTTCTGTGGTCTCTAGGGAACTCTACTGCATACTTATGAGAATCACATTGTAAATATTAtaacattttcaggaaaatggagggAACTGAAAATCATCATGTTATGTGAAATGAGCCAGGCAGAGAGGGACAAATATTACACTTTTCTCAGATGTGAACCCATACTAGGGAGCTGGGCCAGGGTGGGCGGGAGTTATGGGCCATTAAACTATAAAGACATTGAAGCTGGATCTtcaaggagaagggaaagagtgAGGGTGACCTAGGTAGTGGCCGTGAGATGAGAGCAGAAATGGTTATTCGGGAAGTTAGAGAAAGGGTAAGAAGAGCTTGGAGAactaggcatgatggtgcacgcctttaagcccagGACTccgagtcagaggcaggaggatttctgtgagtttgaggctagtctggcctacacagcaagttccaggacagtcagaccTATACCATATAcaggaagaccttgtctcagaaaacaaaaaggagCATACAGGACATCAGAGGGgataaattataattaattactaaattataataaaatatatgcaaataatataataaaacccATTTGTATATTAATTGtttaaattaaaacacaaaataaagaagaatGTAAATTTGGAAAACATAGAGACTTGGAATACTATCCATCTGATAGAAGGGAGAGTTTACAGCAGTAACACCAAGGCTGAAGAACAGGTAAATTTTTGTAATGATTTcatagatatgtatgtgtgtgggtatgtgagtGTATCTCAAATTCAAAATGCCATTCTCCCcccttatttataaatataagcaTTTCAATGAAAGTTACTTCTTATCTTTGTTACAAATGCAAACATTTTGATTTAAACTAATTTCAGGCATTCTTTATTTCAAAACtatgaaaaattaatttctgCCAAAAGCTAAGAGTGATTAAAACTCATATATCATTATAAAGTATAGGTAAATAAATTTTTATCTGATAAAACATTTACCCCTTTTaacaaaaggaaagacagggTTGAACCTGCTATTCATTGAATTTGTGTCCCCTCAAAACTCCTGTGTTGGAAGTGCTAATCTCCAATGTACCTCCAAGATAGACAATTAAGGCTCAGTAAAGTCGTAATGCTGAAGCCCCAACACAGGGCCTGGCATCTTCATAGGTGAGGAAGAGACACCGGAGGAAGGAAGCCGGCAGAGAAAGGGCACAGAGGAGGCAGCCACCCTCAACACTGGCCAGAAGAGAAGCCAGGCCTGTGAACTCTGGGATCCAGCATTTCTAACgtccaggagggagggaagacaggtcTCTGAGCGAAGCGCAGTCTGTGGTGTTCCGGTATGGCTATGTCAGTCAAGTAATGCACACACAAAGCAGTATCTTTCAAAATTCAAAGTAAGAGATGGCTTATAACCTGCTGTAGATTCTTACATTATATTCTAGGCGTAAGGACATTCTCAGACAATATCATGTATAAGTCTAAAACTCAAAACTGTTGAAAGTGAAAACTATAGCTACTCTAATGCTAAAATGACAATGTGTTTTAAAGAGAACAAGAGTGAGAAATGAACAGAATCCATGGTGAACAGACACTGTGCACACTTGTGtataggcactgcacacacatgtacagcactgtgcacacacatgtacagacactgGGCACACATGGGTACAGCACtacgcacacacatgtatagcACTACACACATGTACAGCACCAATGCACACATGTACAGCACTACACACATGAGTACAGActctgcacacatacatgtacagcaCCAATGCACACATGTACAGCATACAGCACCAGGTGCACAGCACAGACACAGCTTGGCAGGCAGGATggcaaacaacagaaacagaccAACTAGCACATGCCGCCATGAACCTTATAGGCCACGCCACACTCTCAAACTAAGATTCTGATTTGAATGCATGAAATATCATATCATAAATCATATCAATGAATATCATAAAAATCCCATTTTCCTAATTTTCAAAGTAGAAAAATTTCTCTCTTATAGAAAAGTGTGAAGGTGATAATTAAATACAATACAATGTCTAAACACAATCTAAAATTACCTTAGTAGATGAGTACAATAATTATTTCCAaaagcatcttttaaaattaagataCTAAGTAGGCAGGCATTTAGGTCTGTGTGATTCCCCAGTATTCAGGCCCTTGCATTAGTCAGCGTGTCTACACATAAAACATTTAAGTTCCCACTGCATCCTAAAAGCTTCTGGCAGGACTTACCAGAATGCACAGTGGGAAAGCACGCATGGCCCAGTGGAAATGCAGCAAAGCACCTGACCAGAAGGCCGTGGCTCCCGAGGTTTTCATGCACACAGTGTGTAACGGCCGGGGAGTGACAGCCGAAGCCTGTCTGCAGGCCCTCCTTACCTGTAGCAGTCGGCCCCATACATGCAGGACGTCCTCTGAACACTGCTTTCTTCTGAATGGCCTAGCACTGAATCAGCTGTGTCTGTGGGCGAAGCATCAGGACTGGACGGAGCGGAGCTGGACGCAGGTTCGCATCCTAGAGATTTCTCGGGAAAGGACTTGCTTTGGACACTTGCAGGATTCTTGGGATGGCTCGCTGTCCCGCCCTCTtcatttgcatttgcatttgcCTTTCCTTTGGTGATGGCTTTATGTCTAGAGACCTCACCAAGTTCCTCTATGGAAATTGCTTCCCTCTGTTTATTTGACTTCACGATATCCACATCTGGGTCACTTACTGTGATTGAAGACAATGATTCTGGAACATCctgtaaaaaaaatacagaaaaggcATCATTTAAAAAGGCAAACGCCAGACAGTGGtgacatgtttttaatcccagaatttgagaggcagaggcaggcaatctgTGAGTTAAAGaacagtatatataaatatataaaagtttaaaaggacaaaaatacAAGTTTTATGATACAAAAAAAAGATTAGAACCTTTAAGCTTACTTTAAAGTTACTAatatcattttctgtttctagtttAAAAACTTTAACAATTTGTAGTTCTTACAATATCAATTTATAGTTATAATGAACCTTTACAACTATGTCAGATATTTAGTAAAAATAGCCAGAAAGCAGACAAAGGAAACTTGAGAAGATGCTCTATatctttttgctgttattttggaTTTGTGGCATCTTTATGCCACATCCCTCTACACCATGCACTCTATTCCAAGTTTCCCACTGCACCCCAGTTCCAGCCTGCTAGACAGTTCTCCCCGTTTCCTTTGTTCTTGTTCAGCAATGGGCAAGTCAGTAAGTCTGGTAGCTGAGCACATAGCCCAGAACTTGTTAGATTATTGCTCTTGTGTCATTTTCAGGCTCTGCAAGCCACTCTCCACCCTTAGAAAAGAAGGAGGTGATTCTGAGAAGCACTGTGCCCCTCTGGGCCTTAACAGGTCAGCTTCTCGGGAATCTCTGTACAAGCTTGGAGGTGAAAGGGTAAACAACTCTCATGCCCATGGGAAAGGGGTGGTTCCTTCCAAACATGGGATACTATGGTTCCAGCAGAAGTTGAGGGTGGGGAGAAACAATCCCATTCAACATCTTATACAGTGTATTTCAGAACCAAGGAACACattggaaaataattaaataaattagaaTACATCCTTTCTATAAAATATTGTGGAGATGTTGAACTAATGGTGGCGTGACAGGCTTGCTTTTAAAAGATGGCTTTATTTATCTTATTGAGGTGTCTGTGGGGGCAGtgcatgcatgcagaggccagagcaagaCCTCTGACATCTTTCCCTTTTACTCTTTACACTACTAACTTGAAATGGGATCTCCCTGGATCCAAACTCTGCCTTTTTGGCTAGGCTGTTAGCCAGGGAACTCTCAGGATCTGTCCATCCCTTCCCTCCAATGTTGGGGTAACAGGCAAATGAAGCTGTGCCTAgcttttcatgtgggtgctggagatttgaacttgggttctcATGCTTTCAAAataagtgttcttacccactgaggcatcttCATAGCCCCTCTGAGGCTGATTTTAACTAGAGAACAGTATTATTCTATGATAGTGTTTAATGTTTTAAGTCACCTCTCACACTACCACACCCATCAAAGGTTTTGAAGCAGATCCACCATCAGTCAGAAAGCAGACAAGGGACAGTCAATTGCCCAGACCTGCTgcctacacctaaggctcaggggaaAAATTTAACAAGACCCCACCCTATGATGAGCTACAGGCAAACAACTGCTGCTGAAAGGGAGAATCAGCTTTCTCCACGGATGAGTCCTCCGACAGGTCATCAGTCCCAGGGCGGAAGGCTTAAACGCACATACATATAAGCAATCCTAAATgtaggtagtgtgtgtgtgtgtgtgtgtgtgtgtgtgtgtgtgcatgtgcttttaacaataattaaagaggaaaggggaataaTTAAGTGGAAGTGGGGAAAGGAAGTAGAAAAGATGTAAATACAGTATTCAAGCATGaaactctcaaaaaaaattaaataaaaaaaaattctcatagcCAAATGCAGTCACACATACTCGTCAccaaagcacttgggaggctgtggCAGAAGAACCAAGACATGAGCCAAGTTGAGTGACAGAGAAAGGCAGTGTTGAAAATAAATGCAGCAtctttatatgtgcatgtgtttgcctGTATAAATCCAGGTGAAGAATTTGTCCTGCTACAAAAACCAGTACAACAATGGGCCTGAAGGATGAGTCCAATGGGAGTTTCCATCTTTAATAAATATGCTCATGTCGATACCTATTGCAATAACATATGCAATTATATGACTAAATTAAATAAGAAGACATGCACTAAGCATGTACTAGTCTGCTATTTAGAAGTGGAAATCAGAGAATGAAATGTATCACATAGTTCATTCACTGTAGTTCCAAGGAACAGACAAAAGAATCCATTTCATTAGAAACTAACCTTTAGCTCCTCACAAGGAACACACATAACATGCTGGCtttctgagagaaaaagaaacataaaaaccaCAGATGTCAATACTATAAATTAGGGCATTTCAAATAGCAGaggcagctgggcatggtggcacatctttaatccagcgcttgagaggcagaggcaggagaatctgtatgagtttggggccagcctgggctacagagtgagtcccagagaAGCCAGGACTGTATGGAGAGACCTAAGACACTACTGCGCCTAACAAGGAAAACCAAACAAGAGACACAAAAGCTGGAAATCATAATGTTCTTTATGGATCTCCATGCAATATTAATATACAGCATCCTTGGCATTCAAGAATTTAACATTCTTGGTTTCAATTATTCATAAATGATCCCAAAATCCATTACACAGAGTAATTTTTAAGTTTGCTGATACATAAATTTGATCTGTGCCAATTCCAAACCTCATGGGCTTGAGGAAGACACTGACCTGGTAGGTAGGGGGACAGGAAAAAATATAAGGCGCACCTACAGCAAGTAGGAAAACAAGAACATCAGATCTACTAACATCCACCACTGCTTATTTACGATCTGATGGACAGGTTAAGAACTAAGCCTGGGAGGCAGGTGAGTCATGGTAACAGTAAAGTCATGGTAAAGATCATCTAAGAAGTAAAGGTGTGTGTCTAGACTCCAGAGATCATGAGGCTAGTGGTCCTTTGAGGAGGTTCAGAATATACTCTTAAGCCATTAAAATAGTCTGTCCGCTTGTCTAGGAAGCACTTCCCTGCCCCTCACCCATCTGATGTAAATGTATTGCAAAGGAGGGAATAGAGACCTTCCCTCTGACATAAGTTCAGCAAGGTGATTTGTTGTTTCCAAGCTGCTCTTGGCAGGAACGACCATGCTGATATGTTGCCCTAAAAGTCCTGTATCAACTCCATTAACAGTCCCAGGAGAATCGTGAAAAATTCCATTTCATACACACGCCTCAGATTGGTGGTTCAAACACTAGCTAAGTATTTCTTCCTGAAAAGTCTCTCCCTGAAATtgacatggcaacatcagaacccagttcttccaccacaacaAGTCCCAGATTCCACAATACAACGGAAAAGCAAAGATATCAAGAAAGATACTACTacctttaaatttctttaaataactaccttaaagaaatacaggagaacatccatcaacaggtaaaagcccttaaagaggaaacacaaaaatcccttaaagaaacacaggagattgaaacacaaaaatcccttaaagaattacaggaaaacacaaacaatcaagtaaaggaactgaacaaaaccatcggggatctaaaagtggaagtagaaacaataaagaaaccacaaagtgagacatctctggagatagaaaaccttgtaaagaattcaggagtcatggatgcaagcatcaacaacagaatacaagagatagaagaaagaacctcaggtgctgaagataccatagaaaacattgactcaacagtcaaagaaaatgcaaaatgcataaagctggtaacccaaaacatccaggaactccaggacacaataagaagactaaacctaaggattataggtatagatgagagcgaggatttacatcttaaaggcccagtaaatatcttcaacaaaactgtggaagaaaccttccctaacctagagaaagagatgcccatgaacgtacaagaagccttcagaactccaaacagactggaccaaaacagaaagtcctcccagcacataataatcaaaacaccaaattcactagacaaagaaagaatattaaaagcagtaagggaaaaagggcaagtcacttataaaggcaaacctatcagaatcacaccagacttctcacctgagacgatgaaagctagaagatcctgggcagacctaaccctaaccctaaccctaaccctaaccctacagaccctaagagaacacaaatgccagcccaggctactatacccagcaaaactctcaatcatcatagatggagaaaccaagattttccatgataaaaccaaatttgcacaatatctatccacaaatccagccctacaaaggataattgatggaaaatgccaacacaaagagggaaactacaccctagaaaaagcaagaaagtaatcttcttccaacaaacccaaaagaagacacccacacaaacataaaaataacatcaaaaataacaggaagcaaccatcactattctctaatatctcttaacaacaatggactcaactccccaataaaaagacatagagtaacaaaatatttctcatgtaaatcttcaattttatcagaaaatgtttgttattccccttttaatttagtaattttttatgtctaccattttatctgcattatttttcatataattttaaattttaatatgtctttctatatacttcctctattttatcagaaatgtgttcaatgtaaatctttgattttatcacaaatgcttctaattccaccttcaattaatttagagtttttatatctaccattttctatgtaaaattttccatgaaatagtcaattttaacgtgtttctctatttatttcttgaattttaccagaaatattttccatgtaaatcttcagttatctgaaaatgtttataattccatcttcaatcaacttagaattatctttatgcctatcattttatttatataatttccatgataatctttaattttaacatgtttttctatatatttctatatatttgttcaattttatcagaaatattttccatgtaaatcttcaagtttatcagaaaatgtttataattccagtttcagtcaccttaggaatacttttatacctaccattattatttttatataaaattttccatgataatcttcaattctaacatgtttttctacatttttctacaattttatcagaaatattttccacataaatcttcaattctatcataaaatgtttctatcccatatttcaattaacttagcaatgctttacatgtctaccactttactcttcaattttccatgaaaattgtcaattttaatgtgtttatctgaaatactttctatgtaaatctttaattttatcataaagtgtttttacttccctttacttcccttttcaataaataaaaaaatttaaaaaaaacatatattctcTTTGAAACTAAATAATTTCTTATAAAAAAGGCAAAGCGAATTGATATACTCACTGTTGAAATAGAGTACATGAAGACTAGAAGCTTAAATAAGATAGGTTCTATTTATTAAGATTTAAAGGCAGATATATGAGCCAGAATTCGTCTTGTTTTATTATACTTGGCCCCATAAGTGAAGACATTGAGTCTCAGAGACGGAATCCACTTCTCTAGCTGGGAGAGGTGTTAGGGAGTCTGCTCTCCCTGGGAGGGGATGTGAGCGTGAAGGCGGGGCATGAGCCTGACCTCAGGGTCAGCTGATCACATTTCAGTGACTCCGTGGATCCTGTTCCAAGGCCAGACCAGCATGGCTTCCAGAGACTGCGAGACCCACAGAGCTCAGCCAGTGGCCTACAAGTCGATAAAAAGCATCACCTTAAGCTACCactctgaaaggaagaaaaacgTGCGGGCTTCCTGTCCTGGGGCCACCTCTCAAGGAAGTTAAATGCATCAGTATGTCCAAGCCCTGTGCAAGCAAGCTCAGGCTACCCAGAAGCCAGCATAGAGGGGAGACACTGGGCACGAACTCTCAGCAGTGCGGAGCTCTTGCATAGGTGACTGCTTGGAGGAAAGTCTCTTAAATGATGTGACCTCTGGTAGATCAAGTGCATGTCAGTGCAGACCTTATCCTAACTGCACGCAGCACTAATGGACTTGACGGGTCGGGGGCCAAAAGGGAAGAAAACTCAGGTAGGTGGTTAGGGATAGAAGGAGGGGTAGCGTGGGTACGGGAGATGATGGGGTATATTATACaaaattcccaaagaataaataaagttattgttgtttttaaagccTGGCTTATGTTAATAAAATGTACTATAGTttccaagttaaaaaaataataaaaacatcatgTAATAAACAGGCCTCATTTCTTCTTAATATCCAGCATCGAGGAATGCCAACTCAGCCAGACCAGTCTAGAGGATTATACACACTAAAACAGGAATGAAAGGTCTATAACCACCATAGAGCCACAACAGAACAGAGTGATCCTGTGCTCTGTGAAGACCCATTCTACCATCTGTCTCCTCGCCACGCTGACCCACAGTGATTCTGTGAAGTCCACAGAGAACACAACCAGGCCTTCAGAAGAGAGGCCAGTTAAAACCAGTGTCAAGAGGTCTCCACCTTTCTCTAGTATGAAATATTATCCTACAATGTAAAGTGTCCctctatattaaaaattatattttagtaaAGCAAAAAACTTTGAGCTAGTTTTTATctacataaacacaaaataaaaggcAGCTTGGATTTTTTTATAAATCCAGCACATGATCCATGCCTATCACTTAATCTTCTCCAAAGGGCTGAAGGAGCAGTTATTCCTGTCTCAAACACCAGACAAAGAAGATAAACAGCAGTTTTAATCACCTCAGTTGAAACAGCTGCTCCTTCTTGGTCAGACTTTCTGCATTTCTTCCCAGGGTCTTGTTCCGCTGACACAGTTTTTGAATCTCCTGGTGGAGTAAACCGCTTTCCTCTATGCCGTGCTGTGTATCCGGGGGTTCCTGGGGTTTTGTCTTCACAGGTTCCCTCCTTTCCACTCTTCTGGATGACATCCTtatctaccacacacacacaggcaaagaacaagaagaaaatgacTTCCTGGACCTTCAAAGGTCAACACTCCACATAGCTAATAAGGATCAAATAGCAAGCAGCCCACAGGCTAggggacagctcagtgggtaagataATTTGTCGTGCAAGCTTAGGAATCTGAGTTtggatatccaacaccaaaatgagaaaaagaaagggggagacTCTGTgggcctataaccccagcactgtgtGGGAGGGAAGGCAAACAGAAAGATCACTGGGATCTACGCCAGGCGGTAAAGCCGAGCCCCAGGAAGCCCCAGATCCCCTGGAGATCCTATCCTAAGGGACTGTGCCTGAGTGACAGAGATGACACCTGCAAAGTCAAAATCACATTTACAGAAATGTCCACTGGGAAACACTTATTACAAATCCCAAACAGCATTCCACAGCACAGTGCCTGAGAACTCCAGCCCCAGAGTGCAGCAGGCTGAGGTGCACGGGCAGCTGTAACTGTTTCACTACAGCTCTCAGAATGTCGTGTGTATCTGCAGAGAAGACTGTAAGAACTCAGAGTCACCAGAAATCTGTGAGATAAGATGTGACCTAATAGAGGGCCTGACACattacttaatattttttaattgtagCATTAATTTTCTCTAAGAGAAAAGCTCACAGAGTAACCCAATGAATTTTATATCCTGAATGCCCACCATCAAGTTAGGAATCCAACTTAAGTTATTTCAAATATAGGTTAGAAACTCCAAAacctcagagagacagagaatgccCTCTATACTGTGTAAATTAAAAAGTCTCAGTAACAATGGATATCATATCACACATTGAACCAAAGTTCAATATAGTTGGTGAACCTCAGTCAGTGTCCAATCTGACAACAAATCCATAATATCTAATCCAAAAAGATGAAACAGACTTTGTGAGGGAACTGTCCATGGCTGACTGTGTCCTCTACACTGCTCTGGGAGTCCCAGGAGGACAAAGACTTTATGTGCCCGGCAAGACCATAAAATATGC
It contains:
- the Aplf gene encoding aprataxin and PNK-like factor isoform X4, with the translated sequence MEAHVWSRLHPGDSFSLLLDKYAFRVFSTESEEEMECTLRNSQMLDEDEILSEMQKSPVVNLPDETTGASQLQGSPEITKTKCPTINPTVRNSSAGECRALSGHQPHPTQRKRILPAWMLAESLSDQSLSTPAEGGDKDVIQKSGKEGTCEDKTPGTPGYTARHRGKRFTPPGDSKTVSAEQDPGKKCRKSDQEGAAVSTEDVPESLSSITVSDPDVDIVKSNKQREAISIEELGEVSRHKAITKGKANANANEEGGTASHPKNPASVQSKSFPEKSLGCEPASSSAPSSPDASPTDTADSVLGHSEESSVQRTSCMYGADCYRKNPLHFQHFSHPGDSDYGDAQVPGEGVTGDRPECPYGASCYRKNPQHKMEYRHSALPARVALDEDDNDVGQPSDNDEDEEDYEPTDEDSDWQPGKDDEKEDVDELLKEAKRFMRRRK